The following are from one region of the Primulina eburnea isolate SZY01 chromosome 17, ASM2296580v1, whole genome shotgun sequence genome:
- the LOC140818225 gene encoding auxin transporter-like protein 2, whose amino-acid sequence MKQAEEAIVSNFNETELDGDGKEEGMVEELPIFSVKNALWHGGSAYDAWFSCASNQVAQVLLTLPYSFSQLGMLSGIVFQIFYGLMGSWTAYLISVLYIEYRSRKEKEGVSFKNHVIQWFEVLDGLLGPYWKAAGLAFNCTFLLFGSVIQLIACASNIYYINDHLDKRTWTYIFGACCATTVFIPSFHNYRIWSFLGLGMTTYTAWYLTIAALVHGQVEGVQHSGPKKMVLYFTGATNILYTFGGHAVTVEIMHAMWKPQKFKYIYLLATLYVFTLTLPSASAVYWAFGDQLLTHSNAFALLPKNGWRDAAVILMLIHQFITFGFACTPLYFVWEKVIGMHDTRSICLRALARLPVVIPIWFLAIVFPFFGPINSAVGALLVSFTVYIIPALAHMLTYRKGTSRKNAAEKPPFFLPSWAAMYLVNAFIVIWVLVVGFGFGGWASVTNFIKQIDTFGLFAKCYQCKAPPQPAPAPPHN is encoded by the exons ATGAAGCAAGCGGAAGAAGCTATTGTATCCAACTTCAATGAGACTGAGCTTGACGGCGACGGAAAGGAGGAGGGGATGGTGGAGGAGCTGCCCATTTTCAGCGTCAAAAACGCCCTCTGGCACGGCGGATCAGCCTACGATGCCTGGTTCAGCTGTGCTTCCAATCAA GTTGCGCAAGTTTTGTTAACTCTCCCTTATTCTTTCTCCCAACTTGGAATGCTTTCTGGGATTGTATTTCAAATTTTCTACGGTTTAATGGGCAGCTGGACTGCGTATCTCATCAGTGTTCTATACATTGAATACCGCAGCAGAAAGGAAAAAGAAGGTGTCAGCTTCAAGAATCATGTCATCCAG TGGTTCGAAGTTCTTGATGGACTACTTGGGCCATACTGGAAAGCTGCAGGTTTAGCCTTCAACTGCACTTTTCTCCTCTTTGGATCTGTCATCCAACTCATAGCCTGTGCAAG CAACATATACTACATAAATGACCACCTGGACAAGAGGACATGGACATATATATTTGGAGCTTGCTGTGCCACCACTGTTTTCATCCCCTCTTTTCACAACTACAGAATTTGGTCCTTTTTAGGACTTGGGATGACTACTTACACAGCTTGGTACTTGACTATTGCAGCCCTTGTTCATGGCCAG GTTGAAGGAGTGCAACACTCGGGTCCAAAAAAGATGGTGCTGTACTTCACTGGAGCCACCAACATACTCTACACATTTGGTGGACATGCTGTAACTGT GGAAATCATGCATGCCATGTGGAAGCCTCAAAAGTTCAAGTACATATACTTGTTAGCCACACTCTATGTGTTCACCCTTACCTTACCCTCGGCCTCCGCCGTCTACTGGGCGTTTGGCGATCAGCTCCTAACCCACTCCAATGCATTCGCTCTCCTCCCAAAAAACGGCTGGCGTGACGCCGCCGTTATACTCATGCTTATCCATCAG TTCATCACATTCGGATTCGCGTGCACACCACTGTACTTTGTGTGGGAGAAGGTGATCGGGATGCACGATACAAGAAGTATATGCTTGAGGGCGCTTGCGAGGCTGCCTGTGGTGATCCCTATATGGTTCTTGGCCATTGTTTTCCCATTTTTCGGGCCGATTAATTCCGCGGTTGGTGCGCTTTTAGTGAGCTTTACAGTCTACATCATCCCTGCGCTGGCTCACATGCTCACATACAGAAAAGGCACCTCTCGGAAG AATGCCGCGGAGAAGCCACCATTCTTCTTGCCGAGTTGGGCGGCAATGTATCTTGTGAACGCCTTCATCGTGATCTGGGTATTGGTAGTCGGCTTTGGGTTCGGGGGATGGGCGAGCGTGACGAATTTCATCAAACAAATCGACACATTCGGGCTCTTTGCCAAGTGTTATCAGTGCAAAGCTCCGCCTCAACCCGCACCAGCACCACCCCACAATTGA